A DNA window from Parabacteroides johnsonii DSM 18315 contains the following coding sequences:
- the pnuC gene encoding nicotinamide riboside transporter PnuC has product MLLLEYFGVLTGLLYLFLEIRQHRAMWVVGFLTSLVYVFVFFFSKIYADMGLNIYYVAISIYGFWQWTRRREVETAQNGEAAPSQEAILYRNMTPLLFAGICSAILALFALLYYFLHYFTDSPIPAGDAFTTAVGIVATWMLARRIIEHWIFWIIVNCVSVYLYYLRGLYPTMFLYICYAILAAVGLYTWKKKGIRTHDSTL; this is encoded by the coding sequence ATGCTACTATTGGAATATTTCGGAGTATTGACCGGGTTGCTTTATCTGTTCCTGGAGATCAGGCAGCACCGGGCCATGTGGGTGGTAGGTTTCCTCACTTCCCTCGTCTATGTCTTTGTCTTCTTCTTTTCGAAGATATACGCGGATATGGGATTGAACATATACTATGTAGCCATCAGCATATACGGCTTCTGGCAGTGGACACGCAGACGTGAGGTCGAAACGGCCCAGAACGGAGAAGCCGCCCCCTCCCAGGAAGCGATCCTCTACCGTAACATGACGCCCCTCCTTTTCGCCGGGATCTGTTCCGCCATCCTCGCCCTGTTCGCGTTGCTCTATTACTTCTTGCATTATTTCACCGATTCGCCGATACCGGCAGGCGATGCTTTTACCACTGCCGTCGGAATCGTCGCCACCTGGATGCTGGCCCGCCGGATCATCGAGCACTGGATATTCTGGATCATCGTCAACTGCGTGTCCGTCTATCTTTATTACCTGCGTGGTCTCTATCCCACAATGTTTCTCTATATTTGCTACGCCATTCTGGCGGCAGTCGGATTATATACTTGGAAAAAGAAAGGAATAAGAACACATGATAGCACCTTATAA
- a CDS encoding thiamine diphosphokinase has translation MIAPYNCVVVANGSFPQTALPLRLLHEASVVIACDGAIEALDKAGITPAAIVGDLDSIPSCFRERYADRIHIVEDQEINDLTKSVRFAHRSGEQEVLILGATGLREDHTLGNISLLMDYAPLFRRIEMLSDYGIFTPLRQTTTLASDPGTQVSLFSLAPSGTISTTGLRWPIRDRRLTAWWQGTLNEATGDNFTVTLSPEARVIVYRTF, from the coding sequence ATGATAGCACCTTATAATTGCGTAGTCGTGGCAAACGGCAGTTTTCCGCAAACAGCTTTACCGCTCCGTCTTTTGCACGAAGCTTCCGTCGTCATCGCCTGTGACGGGGCCATCGAGGCATTGGACAAAGCAGGCATCACCCCGGCAGCCATCGTCGGCGATCTGGACAGCATCCCGTCCTGCTTCCGCGAGCGCTACGCCGACCGCATTCATATCGTGGAGGACCAGGAAATAAACGACCTGACGAAATCCGTCCGTTTCGCCCACCGATCCGGGGAGCAGGAAGTCCTGATCTTAGGGGCTACCGGGCTGCGCGAAGACCATACGTTAGGCAATATCTCGTTGCTGATGGACTACGCCCCGCTGTTCCGCCGGATAGAAATGCTTTCGGACTATGGGATTTTCACCCCTCTCCGGCAAACGACGACGCTGGCAAGCGATCCCGGTACCCAAGTGTCTCTTTTCTCACTCGCCCCTTCCGGCACGATTTCCACCACCGGACTACGCTGGCCCATCCGCGACCGCCGGCTGACGGCCTGGTGGCAAGGTACATTGAACGAAGCGACGGGCGACAATTTCACCGTCACCCTCTCACCGGAGGCCCGTGTCATTGTCTACCGTACTTTCTAA
- a CDS encoding DUF3868 domain-containing protein gives MKKTMKIYMAAALLAVVSPAILAQAPVKVVCNELKQKGNELVIDAVITVDGSQIKSRENLSLTPVLESASQKEGLPSILLNGRISQKVYDREIALNNLQDEPRFLVVQAGKNENVINYKTVIPFESWMKDARFVLVPNMCGCGKEEQGAPLVIADKVLTRPDKRYEVQPTLAYISPEAETVKHRAEVGTAYLDFQVGKYAILPDFRNNAVELAKIDNTISTVVNDKNITLEGIILKGFASPEGSYKSNTVLAGNRVKALSEYIRKKHDFKPELFTLDNGSEDWEGLKAKVEADRSVPSREAVLAIINSNDDPDKKDARLAALDGGVPYRYVLKNIYPSLRRSDYRVAYQVRFFTVEEGREIIKTRPQQLSLSEMFAVANSYEIGSKEYNEVFEIAVRMYSDDPVANLNAANIALSKNDLDAARTYLAKAGNSPEAIHARGVLNLLEGNLDEAGKLLEQAKAAGVKGAAANLDELRKKEADNQLFDSFE, from the coding sequence ATGAAGAAAACAATGAAAATATATATGGCAGCAGCTCTGCTGGCTGTCGTTTCGCCGGCTATCCTGGCTCAGGCCCCGGTAAAAGTGGTTTGTAACGAACTGAAACAAAAAGGAAACGAATTGGTGATCGACGCCGTGATCACGGTCGACGGCAGTCAGATCAAATCTCGCGAGAACCTCTCCCTGACACCGGTTTTGGAATCGGCTTCACAGAAGGAAGGGTTACCTTCCATCCTGCTGAACGGACGGATCAGCCAGAAAGTGTATGACCGCGAGATCGCTTTGAATAACTTGCAGGATGAACCCCGCTTTTTGGTCGTTCAGGCCGGAAAGAATGAAAACGTCATCAACTATAAAACGGTAATCCCGTTTGAATCGTGGATGAAAGATGCCCGTTTCGTGCTGGTCCCGAATATGTGCGGTTGTGGAAAAGAGGAACAGGGTGCGCCGCTCGTGATAGCCGACAAGGTCCTGACCCGTCCCGACAAGCGGTATGAGGTGCAGCCTACCCTGGCTTATATCTCTCCGGAAGCGGAAACGGTGAAACATCGTGCTGAGGTAGGGACTGCTTATCTGGACTTCCAGGTGGGTAAATATGCGATCCTGCCGGATTTCCGTAACAATGCGGTGGAACTGGCGAAGATCGACAATACGATCAGTACGGTCGTAAACGATAAGAACATCACGCTTGAAGGCATTATCCTGAAAGGTTTTGCATCGCCTGAAGGCAGCTACAAGTCCAATACGGTCCTGGCTGGCAATCGTGTGAAAGCACTTTCCGAATATATCCGGAAGAAACACGACTTCAAACCGGAGCTGTTCACGTTGGATAACGGTTCAGAAGATTGGGAAGGCCTGAAAGCAAAAGTAGAGGCCGACCGGAGCGTTCCTTCGCGTGAGGCTGTGCTGGCTATCATCAACAGCAATGATGATCCGGATAAGAAAGACGCCAGGCTGGCAGCTTTGGACGGAGGGGTTCCTTACCGTTATGTATTGAAGAATATCTATCCTTCGTTGCGTCGTTCCGACTACCGTGTCGCTTACCAGGTGCGATTCTTTACGGTTGAAGAAGGCCGCGAGATTATCAAGACGCGTCCGCAGCAGTTGAGTTTGAGCGAAATGTTCGCGGTGGCCAACAGCTACGAGATCGGAAGCAAGGAATATAATGAAGTGTTCGAGATAGCGGTCCGCATGTACAGTGACGACCCTGTCGCCAACCTGAACGCCGCCAATATCGCATTGTCGAAGAACGACCTGGATGCGGCCCGTACTTATCTGGCTAAGGCCGGCAATAGCCCCGAAGCTATCCATGCACGTGGTGTCCTGAACCTGTTGGAAGGGAATCTGGACGAGGCCGGAAAGCTGCTGGAACAAGCAAAAGCTGCCGGTGTGAAGGGAGCTGCGGCCAATTTGGACGAGTTGCGTAAGAAAGAGGCCGATAATCAGCTATTTGATAGCTTTGAGTAG